The Methanobrevibacter ruminantium genomic sequence ACTATGGGAGAAGAACCTCACCCAATGTTAGAAGAACACTACATTAATTTTGTTGAATTAATTGTTGGGGATCAAGTTTACCGTGCAAACTTAAAACCTGGTGATGAACCTAAAGCAGTATTCGATGTAAATGCAGAAGTTGAAGATGTAAAAGCTATTGAATATTGTAATATCCACGGTTTATGGCATTCCTAAGTATTATTTATTTTAAATAATACTTTTCTATTTTTTATTTTTTTAAAACATTTAATTTGCATTATTTTCTAATTTACTATTTTTACTATTATCACTTTTACTTAATATTCCACTATTCTAACTATTTTTCATCAAATTACTAAATTTTATTAAATATGAAATTCATAATATTAATATTATATAAGTTAAATCTTTTAAATTAAATTTATCAAATTATTAACTAATTAAAAAAGATTGTTTAAAATTAAAAAAATTAAATTTGATAGCATGAGAAAAGATATTGTATTAATTGTTTTGATATTGATAGCCGTCGTTAGTATAAGCGGTTGCATTAATGATCCTATTGATAACATAAACAGTAGAATGAAAGATTTGAACACTGATATCACTGAAGGAGATAACGATTATAACGCTGCAATAAGTTCCATCAATAGCCGTGACTATGCAAGTGGAAACAATAACATTCAAATTGCAAAGGAAAAATTTAATGACGCAGAAACAAAACTTTCAGAAATTGAAGAGTATCAAGATGACTTGAATGAAAGTGTATATAAAGAGTATATTGATTTGATAAAGGAAGAAGTGTCATTAAAGAAACAGGCAAGCGATGAGCTTTATTTAGCTATTCAATACTATGCAAATAATGATCCTTATTCCGGAAATTCATATGCTAAATCAGCAAATAATCAAATGAAAAAAGCAGTGATACTTCAAGGTGAAAGAAATCAATTAGTTGAAGAAAACTCAGAATTATTCAAAAAAGCAGGAATAATCTAAATAGATTATTGTTCCATGCAAATTATTAATTTATTGAATTTATTAGAAATCTGTGAGGGGGAAAAATGAAAAAAGCATGCCCTAAATGTAATGGAACCGGATCCATAGTTGTAGATACAAAAATATGCGAAAATTGTGATGGAACCGGTTATGTAGATACATTTGAAATGAAAAGTCACTTTAAAGGAGTGAACAGTAATGCTAGAGCTAAATTTGATTTAGATGCAGACCAAGATGTTCCATGTGAAGTTTGTGATGGCAAAGGAATGGTGGATGTCTTGGAAGACTGTTCCTACTGTAATGGAACCGGTGAAATTACTGTTTGCAATGATTGTGGAAAACGTATTGACTCTGATAAGAATTACTGCGACGAATGTGCAGAAAAGCAAGAAGCAGAAAAGATAAAAAAACAATTGGAAAGAGAGAAAAATCCGGAAAAAATTGTTGTGGAATCTGACATCTCTGGTAAGGAAATTGTTTACGAATTAGATGGATTATGTGAAATGAGTGATTTGGAACTTAATTCCATCTACAGAGGTAAAGTTACAAGAGTAGAAAGATATGGTCTTTTTGTAAGCTTAAACAATCAAGTTTGGGGACTCATGAGAACACGCAATTCCTCAAATAAAGTGGGAGATTATGTATTCGTAAGAATCACCCAAATCAAAGAGAGAAAACGTGAAGTGGATATGGCTCCTGCAAGCGTTTTCAAAGGAGAATATGTAATTAAAAAAGTCAAGAAAAACATCAAAAGAACCAAAATCGAAACTCTTGATGATTCTTCAATGGGTAATGTCGTTAAAGTCCATGGAGAAGTTATACAGATCCAACAGACTTCTGGACCAACTATTTTTACAATCACTGATGAAACTGCAATTACCTGGGCTGCAGCATTTAATGAACCTGGAGTTAGAATGTATCCTGAAATTGAAATAGGGGATATTGTAGAGGTAATTGGAGAAGTCAATAAACATAATGGTGAAATTCAAATAGAATCAAGCAGCATTGAAAAGCTTGGTGAGGAAGAAACAAATAAGATGAAGGAATTCATTGATATTGCTTTAGATAAAAAGGCAGAACCTGAAGATGTTGATTTCTTAATCCAAAGCCCAGTTTTAGATAGGTTAAAGCCTAAAATGAGAGAAGCTGCAAAAGTCATCAGAAGAGCAATTTTAGATGGAAGATCTATCCTTGTCAGGCACCATGCAGATGCAGATGGTATCTGTGCAGGAGTTGCAATGGAAAAAGCAGTGATTCCTTTATTAAAAGAGTTCAATCCAGATAATGATGCTGAATATCATTACTTCAAACGCTCACCTAGTAAAGCTCCATTTTACGAATTGGAAGATGTTGTCAAAGACTTATCCTTTGCATTGGAAGACTTTGATAGGCATGGGCAAAAATTGCCACTAATTGTATTATTAGATAATGGTTCTACAGAGGAAGACATTGTAGCATTGATGCAAGCAAAAATCTATGATATTGAAATAGTGGTTATTGACCATCACTTCCCTGGAGAATTAATTACAAAAACATTGAAAAGTGGAGAAACAATTGATGGAAGCGTAGAGTGCAATAATGAGGATATCATTGCAGGCACTGTTGCAGTGGATGAATATGTTGACACTCATGTAAATCCTTATCTTGTTGGAGGGGATTCACAAATAACCGCTGGAGCATTAGCTACTGAGGTTGCACAT encodes the following:
- a CDS encoding desulfoferrodoxin; its protein translation is MVKINEIYRCNHCGNMVEVIVEGAGELVCCGEAMELLEPRQLPEGGVKHIPVITKEDGKIVVTMGEEPHPMLEEHYINFVELIVGDQVYRANLKPGDEPKAVFDVNAEVEDVKAIEYCNIHGLWHS
- a CDS encoding DHH family phosphoesterase produces the protein MKKACPKCNGTGSIVVDTKICENCDGTGYVDTFEMKSHFKGVNSNARAKFDLDADQDVPCEVCDGKGMVDVLEDCSYCNGTGEITVCNDCGKRIDSDKNYCDECAEKQEAEKIKKQLEREKNPEKIVVESDISGKEIVYELDGLCEMSDLELNSIYRGKVTRVERYGLFVSLNNQVWGLMRTRNSSNKVGDYVFVRITQIKERKREVDMAPASVFKGEYVIKKVKKNIKRTKIETLDDSSMGNVVKVHGEVIQIQQTSGPTIFTITDETAITWAAAFNEPGVRMYPEIEIGDIVEVIGEVNKHNGEIQIESSSIEKLGEEETNKMKEFIDIALDKKAEPEDVDFLIQSPVLDRLKPKMREAAKVIRRAILDGRSILVRHHADADGICAGVAMEKAVIPLLKEFNPDNDAEYHYFKRSPSKAPFYELEDVVKDLSFALEDFDRHGQKLPLIVLLDNGSTEEDIVALMQAKIYDIEIVVIDHHFPGELITKTLKSGETIDGSVECNNEDIIAGTVAVDEYVDTHVNPYLVGGDSQITAGALATEVAHIINPDVEDLVKHLPAVAVLGDRAEADEVEQYVKLASEKGYDREQLKKIAECIDFEAYFLRFMNGRGIIDTILGVDNLDKHPKMVEALYKEYLKRVDTQMKAALPNIKRVQLENGIYFNVLDVEKYAHKFTFPAPGKTCGFVHDKIVKEIGEDKPIITLGHGPDFGVLRATDSVHKIFGFNVNNIVISLADKIPQAGIDGGGHECAGSIKYIEGLGKEVLNQLLSEIQNMTNE